The Gehongia tenuis sequence TGCGCTCCCGCTCCCAGGGCTGATAGCTATCCGTCACCCCGCCGATGCTGACGATCTCCCGCTTCCAATTCGGCGAGGCCAGCTCTTTTTCCAGCTTCTCCAGAATGTTGGTTTTCGCAAAGATATCTCCAAAAAAATCCCCGGAGTCCAGATAGCGGTGGGAGTAGATGGCAAAGCAGTATCTGCAACGGTGTTCACAGCCCCGATACAGATTTAGGTCCCATGCAAAGGGAATTTTTCGCTTCAGTTTATGCAAAGCGCTCTCGCAGGTAATCTCATGATAGTTCATATTCAATGCCTCAGCTGATTCAATTCTTCTTCGGGCATGGGGCGTCCAAAGAGAAAGCCCTGGATAAAATCCAGATTCATGGGCCTAACAATGTCGTATTCCTCCTGGGTTTCCACGCCCTCCAGACACACCTTGATGCCCACGTCGTGGCACAATTCAACAATGAACCGAATAAAGGTGGCATCAAAGGTGCTGGAGCGGATATCCCGGATGAATGCCCGGTCGATCTTCACCACATCGGCAGGACAGTTTTTTAGAATCTCCAGGGAGGAATATCCCGTCCCAAAATCATCCATGGCAATACGGATCCCCAACCCCCGTATCTTTTGAAACACGTGGGCCAATGCGTCAATGCTGGATACAATATTGCTTTCGGTAAGCTCCACAATGATATTATTTGCATCCACACCATACTTTTTGAGCGTCTCATCCATGAAATCCACAAAATCCTGCTCGATCAGCTGCAGATAGGACAAATTGATGCTCATGGTAAAGTCCGCGGACTTGTGTACGCACTGGGCGTAAGCCCTTATCGCACGGTCAAATACCCAGCGGCCCACTGGATGGATGAGCCCGCTCTCCTCGAGAAGCGGAATAAATTCACCCGGCGCGATGGAGCCATATTCATCACACCGCCAGCGGCACAGGGCCTCCGCGCCCTTCAGTTTTTGTGTATCCGCGTAGATCTGAGGCTGGTAGTTAAGTTCAAATCCCTGGAAATGGTTCTCCACGCTCGTTCGAAGAAGCTCCGTGATCTCCAAAGCCCGCTCCTTGTGCTGCAAAATGTTTTTTGCAAAAAAGGCCAAACGATTCTTGCCTTTAAGCTTGGCATATTCCAGCGAATAATCGGCGTGCTTGATGAGCTCAAGATAGTTCTGGCCGTCCTCGGGATAGAAGACGCAGCCGGCGGACAGCGTACAGAAATACTTCCTGCCGCCGTATTCCTGCTGATGGTTGAAGGTTTGGTAGATGTTCTCGTAGATTGCCCGCATATCCTCCGGCGAAGCGCCGCTAAAGAGCACGGCAAACTCATCGCCGTCCCTACGATAGACGGCGGCGCTCTCCGGCAGCAGGGACTGAATCTTTTGGGAGGTGATGCGGATAACCTCATCGCCAAAGAACCGGTCATACAGATCGTTCACCCGTTTGAATTCATCCATCCCCAGAACCATGATCCCCAGCCTTTGGCGGGGCCGGTCCTCAAGAAAGGCCTTGATTTGATCCTCGAATTCAAACTTGTTGAACAGTCCTGTCAGGTGATCAATCTTGTTCTTTTTGCCGAGGTTGGTGATCATGCCGGCAAAGAGCACCGGCTCACCCTTCTCATCCCGCTCCAGATGGCCCCGGCACCGCATCCACACCCATTCTCCCTTGCGGTTCTTGGCCCGATATTCCACGCTGTGATAGTCTGCACGGCCGTCGGCGATCTCCTGGTTGGCTTCCAGGAATGCCTGTTTATCCTGTTCATGTACCCGGGCTCCCCATACCGCGGCGGCATTTTCGATCACCTCTCCCGGAAGATCGAATTCCTCCACCATGGCCCTCGGATACCGGAATACCCCCGTTTTCATGTTGCAGACATAGATGTAGTCGTCGGTGCTCTGCACCAGCGCATCGTAGAGCCGGTCCGTATCGTATTGAAAACTTTTGATATCATACGCAGCTCTCTCGTCCATTCGAATGCGCTTTTGTTCCGCACGCTCGATATGAAAGGCCCGTTTCTGCTCGTACATGCGCTCATCCACACGGCCTAAAATTTCGCTCTCGTCCAGGGTATCCTCCGGTTTGACCTCCAATATGCCATAGCAAAAACCAATGGTATAGGGCTTTCCCAGGGCCTCGCCTTTCTCTGCCATTCTTTTTTTGATATCGGCAACGACCTGCGCCGCTTCCGTCTCATCCCTATTTTTCATGACGATGATGAATTCATCGCCGCTCAGCCGGAAGGCGTAATCATCCTTTTTCAGACACTCCCGCACGCTGTCGGCGATGATCTGGATCAGAATATCTCCCTCCGCGTGGCCGTAGGCATCATTGATTTCCTTGAGCAGATTGATATCATACATGCAAACGCTGACGGGAACCTTCTCACGTACGCCTTCAAGGAGGGTGCGCTGGAGCGCCAGTTTTCCAGCCCGGCGGTTCAGCAGCTGGGTCAGTTCATCCACACTGGCAGCTCTTGAGAGAAGCTTTGAATCGGTCACATCCACCGACTGCTGGTAATGCACCAGAGAGCCGTCAAACCATTGAA is a genomic window containing:
- a CDS encoding bifunctional diguanylate cyclase/phosphodiesterase; its protein translation is MEHYLFKLYNDLKVLEPFLNGSGTLMDAAQQLAGYIQGSVPVCRLALVRCNERAEVKESAFWGAASQECEAFYVDFLSKRLAELMAVYSKEGRIEDDTLKTMVESSMGGRRLDYDPTLFPIAHDHEILGFAYFGKESGPWTDQEKGALKLLVTIISISFANKNSHDNLLQQNWAINAIMDSMRVNIYVTDPKTDQILFMNRTMKDAFGLDNPEGEICWKVLQKGMTGRCHFCPVRKMLNNPDGGVQIWEEHNSVTGRIYENHDDLIQWFDGSLVHYQQSVDVTDSKLLSRAASVDELTQLLNRRAGKLALQRTLLEGVREKVPVSVCMYDINLLKEINDAYGHAEGDILIQIIADSVRECLKKDDYAFRLSGDEFIIVMKNRDETEAAQVVADIKKRMAEKGEALGKPYTIGFCYGILEVKPEDTLDESEILGRVDERMYEQKRAFHIERAEQKRIRMDERAAYDIKSFQYDTDRLYDALVQSTDDYIYVCNMKTGVFRYPRAMVEEFDLPGEVIENAAAVWGARVHEQDKQAFLEANQEIADGRADYHSVEYRAKNRKGEWVWMRCRGHLERDEKGEPVLFAGMITNLGKKNKIDHLTGLFNKFEFEDQIKAFLEDRPRQRLGIMVLGMDEFKRVNDLYDRFFGDEVIRITSQKIQSLLPESAAVYRRDGDEFAVLFSGASPEDMRAIYENIYQTFNHQQEYGGRKYFCTLSAGCVFYPEDGQNYLELIKHADYSLEYAKLKGKNRLAFFAKNILQHKERALEITELLRTSVENHFQGFELNYQPQIYADTQKLKGAEALCRWRCDEYGSIAPGEFIPLLEESGLIHPVGRWVFDRAIRAYAQCVHKSADFTMSINLSYLQLIEQDFVDFMDETLKKYGVDANNIIVELTESNIVSSIDALAHVFQKIRGLGIRIAMDDFGTGYSSLEILKNCPADVVKIDRAFIRDIRSSTFDATFIRFIVELCHDVGIKVCLEGVETQEEYDIVRPMNLDFIQGFLFGRPMPEEELNQLRH